A genomic region of Serratia fonticola contains the following coding sequences:
- the ykgO gene encoding type B 50S ribosomal protein L36, with translation MQVLSSLRSAKNRHPDCKVVRRHGRIYVICKSNPRFKAVQGRKKKR, from the coding sequence ATGCAGGTTTTGAGTTCATTGCGCTCGGCAAAGAATCGCCATCCAGATTGCAAAGTTGTGCGTCGCCATGGCCGCATCTATGTGATCTGCAAGTCCAACCCACGTTTTAAAGCGGTACAAGGGCGTAAGAAAAAGCGTTAA
- a CDS encoding type B 50S ribosomal protein L31, with product MKTGIHPNYRTVVFHDLSADTYFKVGSTIKTDRTVDLDGKSWPYVTIDVSSASHPYYTGKQKEFSKEGSTARFQQRFGHLVGSRK from the coding sequence ATGAAAACAGGCATACACCCCAATTATCGCACCGTGGTTTTTCACGATCTCAGCGCCGATACCTATTTCAAAGTCGGCTCGACTATCAAAACCGATCGCACTGTCGATCTTGACGGTAAAAGCTGGCCTTACGTCACCATTGATGTCTCTTCCGCTTCGCATCCGTACTACACCGGCAAGCAAAAAGAATTCTCAAAAGAAGGCAGCACAGCGCGATTCCAACAACGCTTTGGCCATTTGGTCGGCAGCAGAAAATAA